TAATAGAAATGCCTACTAAATCAATAGACATGTGCTATTTTACATTTTTTTAATATTAATGCAAATTTGGTGTAACATTTTTGAAAATACTGCTACTAATGTTACATAAGTAAATTGATAAAAACTTTAAAAACTACTAAATGAAGAAACTTTTTATGTCTATCTTATTTGTAGGTTCAGCACTTTTTGGACAGCAAATAGAATTTGATGAGTATACTTTACCAAATGGATTACATGTTATCCTTCATCAGGATAATTCAGCTCCAGTAGTGACAACTGGTGTGATGTATCACGTAGGATCGAAAGATGAACAAGTTGGTAAAACTGGATTTGCTCACTTTTTTGAGCATTTATTATTCGAAGGGACAGAAAATATCAAAAGAGGAGAATGGTTCAAGATTGTTTCTTCTCATGGAGGATCAAATAACGCGAATACAACGACTGATAGAACATATTATTACGAAACATTTCCGTCAAATAATTTAGAGTTAGGATTATGGATGGAATCAGATCGTTTGCGTCAGCCAATCATTAATCAAATTGGTGTTGATACCCAAAAAGAGGTTGTAAAAGAAGAAAAACGTTCTCGTTTAGACAATCAACCTTATGGAAGATTTTCTTACGGAGAAGCCGTTAACCCGCATGTTTTCAAGAAAAGTGGATATCGTTGGAGTGTAATTGGTTCGTTTGAAGATTTGAGTAATGCCAAATTAGAGGATTTTAAACACTTTAGTCAACAATACTATGTGCCAAATAATGCAGTGTTAGTGGTTGCAGGAGATTTCAAGAAAGAGGATGCTAAGAAATTAATTGAAAAATATTTTGGTGTAATTCCTCGTGGAAAAGAGGTTGTAAAAACAGTAATTCAAGAAGATCCAATTACGACTGAAGTGCGTGCAACGGAGTATGATTCTAATATTCAGATTCCTTTGTTAGCTATTAATTATCGTACTCCAGATAACAAATCGAAAGATGCCTATGCATTAGAAATGTTATCAAGTTATTTAACAGGAGGAAAATCCTCAGTTTTATATAAAAAATATGTTGATGAGAAGAAAGAAGCTTTACAGATTTTTGCTTTCAATCGTCAAATGGAAGACTACGGAATCTATTCAATCGGAATTTTACCTCAAGGAGAAGTTTCGTTTGATAAATTAGAAAATGATTTACAACAAGATATAGAGAAAGTACAAACGAATTTAATTTCTGAAGAAGATTACCAAAAAATCTTAAATGGAATCGAAAATAGTTTTGTTGCTTCAAAATCAGGCGTTCAAAATATTGCACATGCTTTGGCCGATGCATATATGTTGGGTGGAGATACAAATAAAATCAACGAAGAATTGAAAATCTATCAATCAGTTTCGAGAGAAGATATCAAAAATGTTGCGAAAAAGTATCTTAACAAAAACCAACGTGTAATTATCCACTATTTACCAGAATCTAAAAAAGCTGCCAAATAAAAAACGACTGAATTATGAAAACAAAGATATTATCTCTTGCGATTGCTTTTATGGCAGTTAGCGTAAATGCTCAAGTTCAAATCCCTATGCCTAAACCAGGTCCAGCGCCTACGGTTAACTTAGGGAAATCAAACGAATTTAAACTAAAAAATGGTTTAACGGTTATCGTTGTAGAGAATCACAAATTACCTCGCGTTTCTGCGACATTAACAATTGATAATCCACCTTTTGCATTAGGTGCTAAGAAAGGTGCCGAATCTTTATTGAGCGAGATGTTAGGAACAGGAACTGTTTCGAAATCGAAAGATGAATTCAATAAAAGAATTGAGTTTTTAGGTGCTCGTGTTAACTTTT
This portion of the Empedobacter stercoris genome encodes:
- a CDS encoding M16 family metallopeptidase; the protein is MKKLFMSILFVGSALFGQQIEFDEYTLPNGLHVILHQDNSAPVVTTGVMYHVGSKDEQVGKTGFAHFFEHLLFEGTENIKRGEWFKIVSSHGGSNNANTTTDRTYYYETFPSNNLELGLWMESDRLRQPIINQIGVDTQKEVVKEEKRSRLDNQPYGRFSYGEAVNPHVFKKSGYRWSVIGSFEDLSNAKLEDFKHFSQQYYVPNNAVLVVAGDFKKEDAKKLIEKYFGVIPRGKEVVKTVIQEDPITTEVRATEYDSNIQIPLLAINYRTPDNKSKDAYALEMLSSYLTGGKSSVLYKKYVDEKKEALQIFAFNRQMEDYGIYSIGILPQGEVSFDKLENDLQQDIEKVQTNLISEEDYQKILNGIENSFVASKSGVQNIAHALADAYMLGGDTNKINEELKIYQSVSREDIKNVAKKYLNKNQRVIIHYLPESKKAAK